The proteins below are encoded in one region of Engraulis encrasicolus isolate BLACKSEA-1 chromosome 1, IST_EnEncr_1.0, whole genome shotgun sequence:
- the LOC134457626 gene encoding uncharacterized protein LOC134457626 — protein sequence MSALCTWCPICAKESQDAIPDQLQQLLPEGYCHSLCTFKEVESGFTATVKLKCTTVEEAKKWLKDFQESSRVTLRICKTYSEVKNYRRNAFRVDMKCQHNTGHRSYTKRNTYCPAQLYLVLKRARDGNNKKTRSTDPHIHQGFLMFVTIKHHHNHTLASQWALGQRDVSKETMKKLEVLFQGGHSPSSALTFLKQSLQLEHGDGYQKAVADRALCPDIYFCYRLYYSLYKREYSADAEAKTKNPQENQEEEAVVKTTQVSSQEAYNDEQRGACAQIESMAAADDGHGSHSLVGPHGGAVVVIDSVTGTQEEATDMTHLLLPPQDSGEEAEPFENDEDLEEEGHFQGHLQGHREGHGANSFRNELNVANLESSLASLCDVLKDKLRRDPSARASITSFVSSFWKIQNYDKRLLSALSAFGKPRRRSTSAAAAARTHNIQTQNPRWSLPLAAKMNTLLPTQRTSPLGGRKRKHVSTGRPRGRPLGLKVKKKKSEGQPRAPVHDPECRCGLCLRNGDTDGQHS from the exons ATGAGTGCTCTGTGTACCTGGTGTCCGATCTGTGCGAAAGAGTCACAGGATGCCATTCCAGACCAGCTACAG cAACTTCTGCCTGAGGGCTACTGCCATAGCCTGTGCACCTTCAAGGAAGTGGAGAGCGGCTTCACCGCCACTGTCAAG CTCAAATGTACCACCGTAGAGGAGGCAAAGAAGTGGCTAAAGGACTTTCAGGAGTCGTCGAGAGTCACATTAAGAATCTGCAAGACCTACAGTGAAGTCAAAAACTACAGGCGCAATGCCTTCAGA GTTGATATGAAATGCCAGCACAACACCGGGCACAGAAGCTATACGAAAAGGAACACCTACTGTCCTGCCCAGCTCTACCTGGTGTTGAAGAGGGCCAGAGACGGCAACAACAAGAAGACcag atccaCAGACCCTCACATCCACCAGGGCTTTTTGATGTTCGTGACCATCaagcaccaccacaaccacacctTGGCCAGCCAATGGGCCCTGGGGCAGCGGGACGTCTCCAAGGAGACAATGAAGAAACTGGAG GTCCTGTTCCAGGGTGGCCACTCCCCCTCCTCGGCCCTCACCTTCCTGAAGCAGAGCCTTCAGCTGGAGCACGGAGATGGATATCAGAAGGCCGTTGCGGACAGAGCCTTATGTCCGGACATCTACTTCTGCTACCG ATTGTACTACTCGCTCTACAAGAGGGAATATTCTGCAGACGCAGAGGCCAAGACGAAAAACCCCCAGGAGAACCAGGAAGAGGAGGCCGTGGTCAAAACAACACAG GTGAGCAGTCAGGAGGCCTATAACGATGAACAGCGTGGCGCGTGTGCCCAGATTGAGTCCATGGCCGCCGCTGACGATGGACATGGGAGCCACAGCCTGGTGGGACCCCACGGTGGAGCTGTGGTGGTCATCGATTCAGTCACAG GTACTCAAGAGGAGGCAACGGACATGACCCATCTCTTGCTGCCACCACAAGACTCAGGAGAGGAAGCCGAACCGTTTGAAAACGACGAGGATCTCGAAGAAGAAGGGCATTTCCAAGGACATCTCCAAGGTCATCGTGAAGGTCATGGAGCCAACTCTTTCCGAAACGAGTTGAATGTCGCGAATCTCGAGAGTAGCCTCGCGTCCCTGTGCGACGTCCTCAAGGACAAGCTGCGAAGGGATCCGAGTGCCCGCGCCTCGATCACATCCTTCGTGTCGTCCTTCTGGAAGATCCAAAACTACGACAAACGGCTCCTTTCAGCCCTTTCTGCCTTCGGGAAACCGAGGAGGAGAAGCacaagtgctgctgctgctgcacgtaCACATAACATCCAaacgcaaaatccaagatggagtCTACCGCTTGCCGCTAAGATGAATACGCTACTCCCCACACAACGCACGAGTCCGCTAGGGGGCAGGAAAAGGAAACATGTCTCCACGGGTCGACCTCGGGGCCGACCTTTAGGGTTGAAggtcaagaagaagaagagtgaaggTCAACCTAGAGCGCCAGTTCACGACCCCGAGTGTCGCTGTGGCCTCTGCTTGCGCAATGGTGACACTGATGGACAGCAtagctga